CGGTCCGCCCTGACGCGGACCTGGATCGCACGGTACACCCTGCGCGCCGAGCCACCGTCGCGGTAGGCGTGCACGCGGGCGCTGAGCTGCTCGGCGCGCTCGATCCGACGCGTGCGCTCGCCGGGGTCGCCCAGCACGGCGTCGAGTTGAGCGCACGCGCCGGTCCACGTCGCGGCGGCCCCGTCGGCCACGTCCGCGTAGGCGCCGTAGAACCCGCGGGTGCGAGCGTATTCCGCCTCGTCGGGCGCGAGGAACACGGTCGGCACGGGCACGAGCGCGGCATCGAACGCGATCGATGAGTAGTCGGTGACGAGCGCGTCCAGGGCCGGCAGCAGCGGTGTGATGTCGGGCACGGCCTCGCTGCTCAGTTCGCGGACGCGCGTGCCCGGCTGCGGCGGGCGGTAGTCGCCGGCGCCGAGCGGGTGCGAGCGCACGAGCAGCACGGCGTCACGGCGCTCGAGCAGGTCCTCGATCGCCTGCCACTCGTGCGCGCCCGGGACGGCGGGATCCGGTGCCCCGTCGCGCCACGTGGGCGCGTAGAGCACCAGGCGGGCGTCTGGATCGATCGGTCCCGTGGCGACCTCGGCGAGCGAGCGGGCCCGCGCGCGGCGCTCCCCGGGCGATCCCTGCGACAGCACGTCGACGCGCGGCTCGCCGGTGACCGGCACGCGGCCGTCGGCGAGCCCGAACGCGGACTCGAGCCGGCCGCGCACGAGGTGCGACGCGGCCGGGATCACGCTGATGCGGCGCGACGACGCCCGGTAGAGCACGCGGACGAGCCCCGCGGCGCGCTGCTCCCCCAGCACCCGGCGCAGAGCGCGGGGCAGCCGCAGCGTGGCGGGCGAGTCGAGTCCGATGCGCTTGAGCGGGATGCCGTGCC
This region of Microbacterium thalassium genomic DNA includes:
- a CDS encoding CDP-glycerol glycerophosphotransferase family protein, with product MASFSFGAGNARQLAALPLQAVARLATAAIPRSRDQWVFGCAVGVADGALALWRIAADEGVPAVWLVASERERADAAALGIPTVAKSSPRGWWRTARARVVVVTHGFGDVNRYGAWGAFVVQLWHGIPLKRIGLDSPATLRLPRALRRVLGEQRAAGLVRVLYRASSRRISVIPAASHLVRGRLESAFGLADGRVPVTGEPRVDVLSQGSPGERRARARSLAEVATGPIDPDARLVLYAPTWRDGAPDPAVPGAHEWQAIEDLLERRDAVLLVRSHPLGAGDYRPPQPGTRVRELSSEAVPDITPLLPALDALVTDYSSIAFDAALVPVPTVFLAPDEAEYARTRGFYGAYADVADGAAATWTGACAQLDAVLGDPGERTRRIERAEQLSARVHAYRDGGSARRVYRAIQVRVRADRRRGDT